The genomic window taattcctTGAGTCGATGACGAATTGGCAATATagggttaataattcttaccgtgttaatgtctatggacgtgaacaattaccatcaggtggtctattcACCAGTCCacctaactatattaaaaaaaaaaatcttatttcaatttatagtcTAAAATTCGcttaataagtaaaattgtaatagtCGACTTTTATTGCGAGCGATCACAAAAATTTTCGATCGACACAAACATTTCGAATAcacaatatatcaattaatataaattattataaaaaatacgatgataatttgaattttcgtcaagattttaatttaatatatttttttttttgagaatgtAACATTTCTTCTTTTAATCTTTCGGTagataaaatgtaatgtttgcaAAACGATGCCATTGTTTTCATTAgtgtatattaatgaatatcagTGTTCTCTATTCGATAGATATTTGATGAAGTccaaattattcttatatttttttggaaatgaCGCAATTTCATTTTAGAGcgattatttctaaaatttgtgtataatatagaaatatgtaaaaaaatattgtgaaattagTTTTGCAATCATCAATTTAGTCGAAAATAATCTCAGTCGGTCTCGAAGAACCGTTCGTAACGGCTGATGTTCGCGATAGTACGACAGCGTGAGAACTGACATTTACCCGAGTGACTCTTGAATATTTCATGATTACACTTTTATTGTTCATTGTACCAACTTGTTCCACCTTCCTATAATTAGGCTACGTGAATCATTTCGATGACCACAATATGTTTTACATAAAGCTATAAgtgtgtaataaaaattaaaattttcacaaagGTGAACGATTctacttatgtttattttttatccgaACGTTCACACGCAATCCAGTTTATTCAACAATGTAACATGATAATTCACATTAGAAtcggatttaatttaatttgaattatagattcttgttttaatacttaatccaatattatttatactaatgagATAGAAGGGATTAAGTGACCATTCACCGTCGACTTGGAAACTATTACGGgtttactaaaacaaatatattataatatacaacctttttattattatcttttcttTCACTATTATAGCGATGTATATTCAAAAGCATATGTCTTTACATAGACCTAACAAACTCCTGTTCGAGTAGAGTCTACAAATATGTATCACAGTATTAACTTAGGTACTACGCTAAACTATGGtacttcttaatattttaacaagtaaATGCATAACCGACGCGGAAGACGTTGAAGttaggaatacaaaaataacagttaactcgtaaaaacaaaaccttattttattaaattaaaaacaaacttcaaCAAGCAAAGCGAGTTCATGCATAATTTTCTAACACATCGGTTCTAGGAACGTTAACGGTATCAAACAACAAAACATTCGTAACTATCACACTGGTGTCACAATCCTGGACGTGGGGACGAGATCATGAGGTGGCGGTGGGTCACCACGGCCGCCACATCGACTGGGCGGAGTCTGGCTCGGAGGCGGGGCTGTGTGGCGGCGAGGGCGGTGCGTATGCTCTTTTCGTTCCAATCGTTTCCACGTCAATTGGTTCCTCAGCCTGTCTTTTAAGTCCTCGCTCCACTAGTGACGTCCTTTGAAGGACCTGGGCTGGCTGTGCTGCTGCCGGTGCCGGTGCTATCGCTTGCACTGGAGTAGGTCTCGCAACAGCACCAGGCGCAAGCGGCTGAGGTTGCACAACTGGAGGAGCTTCTAATCTTCGTATACAATTGCTTAAATGCTGAAGCAACCTCGCTCCAGCTTGAGGATCAACGGGGCCTTGTCGATGCATAGCATTAGCTGCAACAGTAGCATTGGTGATAAACTGTGACACTTCCGTAGCACACTGGGCGAATCCTGCACGGAAACGTTCGGCGTATGAAATTTCGGGTTTAAGCACTAACTGTCCTCTTCGTTTCAAGCTGTGGAGATGGCGTACTGTCAGTTCCAATATGTCAGCTTTCTCCAATTTTGAGACGTTTTCACCTTCAGCTTGGAGCGCGGTAACCATGAGATCTTTGAGTTCATCGAGACAACGATTGATACGAGCGCGTCGCTTTCTTTCAAGCATTGGTTTCATAACTTTTCTGTATTGGTAAGTGCGGGAAACGGGCTCCTCGTCAGGATGCGCGTGCGACGGCGGATGGAAAGCCCCATGCGGCGGGGACATAGTGCGTGTGGGAAGGATCATTATTGTTGCTCTCGCGGCGTGTTGTGAGCGAATGGCGCGCGCGTTGCTCACCGCTCTGCTTTTATGCGCCCTACACCGATTGTGGCAAAGCGCCCGTGATAAAAATAGGGGTGGCGcgcaatatattttagaatataaattaaaatattatttaatatattcgttaCAAATACGTTGTTTAAAaactatgtttttaaatattattatattatataacattatgtgttatacattttaaaaagtgcTTACGAAGTTTATACTGAAtccgtgtatatatatatatatatatatatttcattattaaatcaaaaaagtttatgataaaattaaaatttgtatgatatttattaaaaatatacataaataatatgaaaacgtTATTGTTTTCtacatactttaattaattttaaggaaaACTATATGTTTTTCTGTTACTTTACACGTTCGTGTTGTCTTAAaaatttttatactaaagtGTGTATAAAATTTGCTTTGCATAATTATACACATCGACTCTTTCTTTTTAAtcgaattatattgttttaacatttgtattcatattgctttaaatacaaattaaatatttaattatataaatatctacattatattccctaatatttttctatcattaGAGAACAGCTGCTCGATGAGTTTCTTCAGGGGAGTCAGCTGATGGCACCTGGCCAGCACGTTCCCACGCGCACCCTCCTTGAAAGCTGCAGACTCAGTAAGACGCTCCCCTTGACGCGAGTCAATGACGTAATGACATCAATGACGTCATACGCATAAGTCCCCAACGACTCGTGGCTTAAATCACTGTCActacaaatttatttcatttttaacaaataataattatgaatttagtGCACAAACTAAGCttgtaataattcattattttaaaaaatcagtagtaaaaaagttaaaaactacgttaaaaaatatatttgacattcaTTGTGATATCATTTGATTCGATTTCTTTTGTTTGTTGaacgacataatatatttaataattaatgttgcgTGTGGCAACCCTGCAGCACGCTCACAGGTCCCGCGACACGCGGCGTGTTATCGTCGGTCATACAGACAGACAAGACGGATAGAAATTGCTATACAAACTTTTTACTGGTTAGGCAcataaaattatcagtttagAAAACGTTTGATGGCTTTGTATGAGTTTCTGACAGTATGAAAGTTATACTGTGATCTACTTTGAtatactgataataattattgaaagcttaaagtaattaatcgatttgataaaatgataaaaacttcaaaacttaataagaaaaataaatcttaaaagaaACACGGAAATGTGAATTTCCCGAGCGTTCTAGATTAATGTTACGATTTTGCAATATCATCAATCTGTCAGTGTCACCAATAATTTATCTACTGCTTTGTACTTACACGAACGACTCGTCTTAATTAGtcacaaaaacaataacattcgCTTTATCGGTGTAAAGGTGTGAGTTTGTTCCCAGCACCGCTAGTCGACTCGACACCGACCCATTGTGCGGTCGAAACTGCCGTGACGCTACTTACTCCAATTCTGTCTTGAACCGCTAGACATCGAAACGTCTTAAGTTACAAAGGAGCCTTTTCGATAGGCGAAATGTACCGCTCACTGCGGCCCCTCGTCGCTTCCGACGTTTTAGTATCACACCTTTATTATCGATCCAAAGCAGAAGGACGTAAGTAGCAGATAATTCTATACAGAAGCGGGCATTCTTCCTCGCGCCGCGATGTCGTGGGAAAGCCCGTGCCGCGCGCGTTCCCACACACTCGGCCGGCACAAGCCAACcgataaattatcataattccATTGTGAGTGAGACGGTACTAAGAAATTTTATACTTCATCAATCGCTGCGTTGAATATATTAGCGCGTGGACAGAGGCTTTGTTGACTCGGTGACGCAAGTACTTCGGACCCACCCGGGTCGCATTTACATCacgtatatataactattattatgtttatagagATAATTCCTACTAGATGTTGCGGTTTTTAATGTGCGCAATTTCAGTGTGTGTATCTAGGAAGCATATCACCGCCCACGCATTCTTTGTGgttagataaaaatttaaattaggtatGTTGTTACGTATGTTAACATAGGTATAAACGtggattatttttgtatttcattagtgtcaatgaaatattacattaacagaatatatttaaaaaaaagtaaatggcTTTCATAACTAGGTACGTATTCATAAGAGCCGAGACGGCTCAGTGATTAGATGTACTAGTTTTCCATAGTATTGTTAATactataatacaaaatgttaaatatttaaatgactgaAACTAAGCAAAATTTATTCAATGATTTTTATTGCCAATAAAGTGtcacaatgtttattaatacaGTATCGTCTTGTTCTATTTTATAACCCGCCTTTTTGTTAAGACACTTAaatcatatgaaaataatatgtgggtagaatacatttaaatcgaTCGTATTacttatttgcaaataaaaggGAAAGGTCAAATAACAGTGGCTCTCGACCCAGACATACATTCCAGAGAAGAGCATACGCACTGCATACACTTTGATAACTATTTCATTCGTTATccatatttctaatttaaacaaaataatataattgcaaattCGCTCCAAAATTTTGAATATGTTCTCAATATATAACGGTTATATAgacaaaaaaagatataaatatttattataatacaataaaaattcttTTCGATGTCACTATATCAAATTTAAG from Vanessa tameamea isolate UH-Manoa-2023 chromosome 17, ilVanTame1 primary haplotype, whole genome shotgun sequence includes these protein-coding regions:
- the LOC113400511 gene encoding enhancer of split mbeta protein-like, whose translation is MILPTRTMSPPHGAFHPPSHAHPDEEPVSRTYQYRKVMKPMLERKRRARINRCLDELKDLMVTALQAEGENVSKLEKADILELTVRHLHSLKRRGQLVLKPEISYAERFRAGFAQCATEVSQFITNATVAANAMHRQGPVDPQAGARLLQHLSNCIRRLEAPPVVQPQPLAPGAVARPTPVQAIAPAPAAAQPAQVLQRTSLVERGLKRQAEEPIDVETIGTKRAYAPPSPPHSPASEPDSAQSMWRPW